In Pseudomonas fluorescens, the following are encoded in one genomic region:
- a CDS encoding transporter translates to MYKRIERLLLALAAFGISVSSQADDQAELAKQSLNPVAALYSLPIQYNWNQKMGPSGNGIQSVTNIQPVLPFSLNDDWNLISRTILSVIDQHGLAPRGIADKSGVGDTTQSFFFSPKKPTEDGWIWGAGPALLLPTGSDELLSSEQWGIGPTAVALKQANGWTTGILANHIWSLDNNPANDKEKVNQTYLQPFLVYTTASYTSFGINTESTYDWEAREWNVPINLFVTQLFKVGKQPMSLQVGPRYWADSPEDGAHGWGFRVAYTLLFPK, encoded by the coding sequence ATGTACAAGCGCATTGAACGGCTTTTGCTCGCACTTGCGGCTTTCGGTATATCCGTTTCCAGTCAGGCTGACGATCAGGCGGAACTGGCTAAACAGTCATTGAATCCAGTCGCGGCACTGTACAGCTTGCCCATCCAATACAACTGGAATCAGAAAATGGGTCCCTCCGGCAATGGAATCCAGAGCGTCACCAATATCCAGCCGGTTCTACCCTTCTCACTCAATGACGATTGGAATCTGATCTCTCGCACGATCCTCTCGGTCATTGATCAGCATGGACTGGCACCGAGGGGCATCGCCGATAAAAGCGGAGTGGGCGACACCACGCAAAGCTTCTTTTTCTCTCCCAAAAAGCCGACCGAGGACGGCTGGATCTGGGGTGCAGGCCCCGCGCTGTTGTTACCGACCGGTAGTGATGAGCTACTGAGTAGCGAACAATGGGGGATTGGACCGACAGCGGTGGCGCTGAAGCAGGCCAACGGTTGGACGACCGGTATTCTGGCGAACCACATCTGGTCGCTGGACAACAACCCGGCCAATGACAAGGAGAAGGTCAATCAGACGTATCTGCAACCCTTTCTGGTCTATACCACAGCGTCGTACACCAGTTTTGGCATTAATACAGAATCCACTTACGACTGGGAAGCCAGGGAGTGGAATGTGCCGATCAACCTGTTCGTGACGCAATTGTTCAAAGTCGGCAAGCAGCCCATGAGTCTTCAGGTGGGGCCGCGATACTGGGCGGACAGTCCTGAGGATGGTGCACACGGTTGGGGCTTTCGGGTGGCGTATACACTACTCTTTCCCAAGTGA
- a CDS encoding DUF1254 domain-containing protein, which yields MAAAVVVVGSTLFAGCAGKNDPIAQADKADVAKGVAAPSLEQTKAIAEEGFIYGLPLVMNYAVMNEFAVDSSSSQFKAPFNQLHHDHKVATPADTAIITPNSDTPYSFLWTDLRAEPLVITVPAVSKKRYYSVQLIDGNTYNYGYIGSRATASAAGSYLIAGPDWKGATPPGIDKVFNSTTPFALTLIRTQLFNPADMPNVEKLQAGYKVQPLSAFLHQPAPPVAPKIAFVPATTEGIKANFFEYLSAALEYVPASAEDKAIRAKLASIGVGPGRSFEFKDLSLEHKAAILLGMKAGDEKVDKFLSSGMKNINGWSVGAFFGDQVFYKGDWLMRAGAAKAGLYGNDAAEAMYPITRTDGSGQTLNTGKHSYTLTFPAGKLPPVNAFWSVTMYDGKSQLLIKNPINRYLINSPMLSAMKKNADGSLTLYIQKDSPGKTKESNWLPAPDDTAYLVMRLYWPKATQPSILPAGSGSWQPPAVVASK from the coding sequence ATGGCTGCGGCGGTCGTCGTCGTGGGTTCAACGCTTTTCGCGGGGTGTGCGGGCAAGAACGATCCGATCGCGCAGGCCGACAAGGCAGATGTGGCCAAGGGCGTGGCCGCGCCGAGTCTGGAGCAGACCAAGGCGATCGCCGAGGAAGGCTTTATCTATGGCTTGCCGCTGGTCATGAACTACGCCGTGATGAACGAATTCGCGGTGGACTCCAGCTCCAGCCAGTTCAAGGCCCCCTTCAACCAACTGCACCACGACCATAAGGTCGCGACCCCCGCTGACACGGCCATCATTACACCCAACAGCGACACGCCGTACTCCTTTCTCTGGACCGACCTACGCGCCGAGCCGCTGGTGATCACCGTGCCGGCCGTCTCCAAAAAACGTTACTACTCGGTGCAGTTGATCGACGGCAACACCTATAACTACGGCTACATCGGCAGCCGGGCCACGGCCAGCGCGGCCGGGAGCTACCTGATCGCAGGCCCCGACTGGAAAGGTGCGACACCTCCAGGCATCGACAAGGTGTTCAACTCAACGACCCCTTTCGCACTGACACTGATCCGCACCCAGTTGTTCAATCCGGCTGACATGCCAAATGTCGAGAAGCTGCAGGCGGGTTACAAGGTCCAGCCGCTGTCCGCTTTCCTCCATCAACCCGCGCCACCCGTTGCGCCGAAGATCGCTTTCGTGCCGGCCACCACGGAGGGTATCAAGGCCAATTTCTTCGAGTACCTGTCGGCCGCGTTGGAGTATGTGCCAGCATCGGCTGAGGACAAGGCGATCCGGGCGAAGCTGGCCAGCATCGGGGTAGGCCCCGGTCGCAGCTTCGAATTCAAGGACCTCTCGCTCGAGCACAAGGCCGCGATCCTGCTGGGGATGAAGGCCGGCGACGAGAAGGTCGACAAGTTCCTCTCGAGCGGAATGAAAAATATCAACGGCTGGAGCGTCGGCGCATTCTTCGGCGACCAGGTGTTCTACAAAGGCGACTGGCTGATGCGGGCTGGCGCTGCGAAGGCTGGTCTGTACGGTAATGACGCCGCCGAGGCGATGTACCCCATTACGCGTACCGACGGCAGCGGCCAGACGTTGAATACCGGCAAGCACAGCTACACGCTGACCTTCCCCGCCGGCAAACTGCCACCCGTCAATGCCTTCTGGTCGGTAACCATGTACGACGGCAAGAGCCAACTGCTGATCAAGAATCCGATAAACCGCTACCTGATCAATTCGCCGATGCTGTCGGCCATGAAGAAGAACGCGGATGGCTCACTGACGCTGTACATCCAGAAGGATTCGCCGGGCAAGACCAAGGAGTCCAACTGGTTGCCGGCGCCTGACGACACGGCCTATCTGGTGATGCGCCTCTATTGGCCGAAGGCCACGCAGCCTTCGATTCTTCCCGCAGGCAGCGGCAGCTGGCAGCCGCCGGCAGTGGTGGCATCGAAGTAA
- a CDS encoding outer membrane protein transport protein, protein MLYETATDNVGLANAGAAARAQGPSTIASNPAGLSYLSGTQISAGAQVLFGDLSFDKDSETNTPGTGSGNALNPIPGGSFFISHQLDDRWSVGFGSYGDFGLAENYDNDWSGRYFVQNASIAGLSLVPSVAYRFNDQWSVGVGLKAMYGTLKSEAAIDQAPLGLTQRGDGQYKYRDSTWGYGANAGVIYAPKPGTRIGLAYTSQVDLDFEDRLDVKSSAPLVSRLNSVNTKIDLKVPQTATLSLYQQLDTQWAFLATVNWQDWSKFGDIGIDVDTSGTGSRATSIDAHYKDTYQLALGAQYQMNQDWVWDFGVAYDTSAVSDGNRTLTVPMGAAWRFATGFTYSLNKETDVNFSWVTVWMGDMPVDQQKTLSGNRVSGEFDNAWIQALTANMTWRY, encoded by the coding sequence ATGTTGTACGAAACCGCCACCGACAACGTCGGACTGGCCAATGCCGGTGCAGCGGCCCGGGCACAAGGCCCTTCGACCATCGCCAGCAACCCCGCAGGCTTGAGTTACCTCAGCGGAACACAGATCTCCGCTGGCGCTCAGGTTCTTTTTGGTGACTTATCTTTTGATAAAGACAGTGAAACCAATACACCGGGCACTGGCAGTGGTAACGCGCTCAATCCCATACCGGGCGGCAGTTTCTTCATCAGCCATCAACTGGATGATCGGTGGTCCGTCGGCTTCGGCTCCTATGGCGATTTCGGCCTCGCTGAAAACTACGACAACGACTGGTCCGGCCGTTATTTCGTGCAGAACGCGAGCATTGCGGGACTGTCACTGGTACCCAGTGTCGCCTATCGCTTCAACGATCAATGGTCCGTCGGCGTCGGACTGAAAGCCATGTACGGGACGCTGAAGAGTGAAGCTGCGATTGATCAGGCGCCGCTCGGACTGACACAACGGGGTGACGGCCAATACAAATACCGGGACAGCACCTGGGGTTACGGCGCCAACGCAGGCGTGATTTATGCCCCAAAGCCCGGTACCCGGATTGGCCTGGCTTACACCAGTCAGGTTGACCTCGACTTCGAGGATCGCCTGGATGTGAAGAGCAGTGCTCCGTTGGTGAGCCGCCTCAACAGCGTCAACACCAAGATCGATCTGAAAGTACCGCAAACGGCGACCCTCAGCCTGTACCAGCAACTGGATACGCAATGGGCTTTTCTGGCTACAGTCAATTGGCAGGATTGGTCGAAATTCGGCGACATCGGCATTGACGTAGACACGTCCGGAACCGGTTCACGAGCCACCTCAATCGATGCGCATTACAAAGACACGTATCAATTGGCGCTTGGCGCTCAATACCAGATGAACCAGGACTGGGTCTGGGATTTCGGTGTCGCCTATGACACGTCCGCTGTGTCCGACGGTAATCGTACGCTCACCGTGCCCATGGGCGCCGCCTGGCGCTTCGCCACTGGCTTTACTTATTCGCTGAATAAAGAGACAGACGTGAATTTCAGTTGGGTCACAGTGTGGATGGGGGACATGCCAGTCGATCAGCAAAAAACGCTGTCTGGCAATCGTGTATCAGGCGAGTTCGACAACGCCTGGATTCAGGCCCTGACCGCCAACATGACTTGGCGCTATTAA
- a CDS encoding AraC family transcriptional regulator, whose protein sequence is MPSKKSSLRMSGPGEISTSPFRRFPEVVDAIGGSSRGVFKDAGISLEQFAYEDNHLAYIDVARLFNTAFEHTQCPHIGLLIGERFSLDNLGPVGQLMRLATTPGDALNDLVGHANLYDRGATPLLLPLAGQHSLLGYVIYRHDLPNQSLLVDTAVMVGLQMLRALLGANWTPVRVQFSYRKPSDITPYVRKFRCNIQFNASISGLVINNQQLRQIQCTANPRLHHLLKLAISTATSPLTISEQIKSQAYALLLKGQANSRHIASQFSLNERTLRRRLDAEGSHLKELITDSRSNFARQLLKDTDLPISTISQALQYQDPNAFSRAFKTWTNTSPQHWRNGLG, encoded by the coding sequence ATGCCCTCCAAAAAATCATCTTTAAGAATGAGCGGGCCTGGAGAAATTAGTACAAGCCCATTCCGTAGGTTCCCGGAAGTAGTTGACGCGATAGGGGGGTCCTCGCGAGGCGTTTTCAAAGACGCTGGTATCAGCCTTGAGCAATTTGCATATGAAGACAACCATCTCGCCTACATCGACGTTGCTCGACTGTTCAACACGGCATTCGAACACACTCAGTGCCCCCATATTGGCCTGTTGATCGGTGAGCGCTTTTCGCTGGATAATTTGGGTCCGGTGGGTCAGCTTATGCGTCTTGCGACTACACCAGGCGATGCATTGAACGACCTGGTCGGGCATGCCAATCTCTATGATCGTGGCGCGACCCCACTCCTTCTTCCCTTGGCGGGCCAACACAGTTTGTTGGGATATGTCATTTATCGCCACGACCTGCCCAATCAATCATTACTTGTTGACACTGCCGTCATGGTTGGCCTCCAAATGCTGCGGGCCTTATTAGGCGCTAACTGGACGCCAGTTCGCGTGCAGTTTTCATATCGCAAGCCATCCGATATCACCCCGTACGTCAGAAAATTTCGCTGCAACATTCAGTTCAACGCAAGCATCTCCGGACTTGTAATAAACAATCAGCAACTCCGGCAAATTCAATGTACGGCGAACCCACGCTTACACCATCTGCTAAAACTGGCTATTTCGACCGCCACGTCACCTTTGACGATTTCAGAACAAATAAAGAGTCAGGCATACGCTCTATTATTGAAAGGCCAGGCAAACTCCAGGCACATCGCCAGTCAATTCTCATTGAATGAAAGAACATTGCGACGCCGGCTGGATGCGGAAGGTTCTCACCTTAAAGAACTGATCACCGACTCCAGAAGCAACTTCGCGCGGCAGCTCTTGAAAGATACGGATTTGCCGATATCCACAATCTCTCAGGCCCTTCAATACCAGGATCCAAACGCCTTTTCCCGTGCATTCAAAACGTGGACCAATACGTCACCACAGCATTGGAGAAATGGGCTGGGGTAG
- a CDS encoding DUF3313 domain-containing protein: MNFSHKWITGAALSSLLLTGCVSKVTEQQQYSGFLKSYGGLQETTSPSGVEVLRWVAPGFKPADYSTVVFERLELYPAPKPDERVDLKTLQELQAYTTESAKQALSQNYLVVPDSRDVRKGERALILQAAITGVTATNEGMKWYEVVPVAAVIGATQAATGHRDQNTELYIEADLIDAKTGAPVAKAVRKVFGENLKNASQKITANDFKAAIKGMTSDMQTLLK, encoded by the coding sequence ATGAACTTCTCGCACAAATGGATAACGGGTGCCGCACTGAGCAGCTTGTTATTGACCGGTTGCGTATCGAAAGTTACCGAGCAACAACAGTACTCCGGCTTTCTGAAGAGTTATGGCGGCCTGCAGGAAACCACCTCGCCAAGTGGCGTGGAAGTGCTGCGCTGGGTGGCGCCAGGATTCAAGCCTGCGGATTATTCCACGGTGGTCTTCGAGCGTTTGGAACTGTATCCGGCGCCCAAGCCGGATGAACGCGTGGACCTGAAAACATTACAGGAACTGCAGGCCTACACCACTGAAAGCGCCAAGCAGGCATTGTCCCAAAATTACCTGGTCGTTCCAGACTCCAGAGATGTTCGCAAAGGCGAGCGAGCGCTGATCCTGCAGGCGGCAATCACTGGCGTGACAGCCACCAACGAAGGCATGAAATGGTACGAAGTGGTGCCGGTCGCGGCAGTCATAGGTGCAACTCAGGCCGCCACGGGGCATCGCGACCAGAATACCGAGCTGTATATCGAGGCGGACTTGATCGACGCCAAAACCGGTGCACCGGTCGCAAAAGCCGTGCGTAAAGTGTTTGGCGAGAACCTGAAGAACGCCAGCCAGAAAATCACCGCGAATGACTTCAAAGCGGCCATCAAGGGAATGACCAGCGACATGCAGACGTTACTCAAGTAA